A region of Flavobacterium indicum GPTSA100-9 = DSM 17447 DNA encodes the following proteins:
- a CDS encoding nuclear transport factor 2 family protein, translating into MKKIIYFVIFSFSLFSNAQEAEAKKVVATFFEGFHSRDTLKIKSVCHEKMLLQSIAESKKGTKFSEESAKEFIQSFAKFPKELQFEERLLDYKIQIDGAMAHVWTPYEFYVNGSFSHSGVNSFTLFFENNQWKIVHLIDTRRKK; encoded by the coding sequence ATGAAAAAAATTATTTACTTCGTTATTTTTAGTTTTTCCTTATTTAGTAACGCGCAAGAAGCGGAGGCTAAAAAGGTAGTAGCAACTTTTTTTGAAGGATTTCATTCCAGAGATACACTAAAAATAAAATCGGTTTGTCATGAAAAAATGCTTTTACAGTCTATTGCTGAAAGCAAAAAAGGAACCAAATTCAGTGAAGAATCAGCTAAAGAATTCATTCAATCCTTTGCTAAGTTCCCAAAAGAGTTACAGTTTGAAGAACGCCTTTTAGACTACAAAATTCAAATTGATGGAGCCATGGCTCATGTTTGGACACCTTATGAATTTTATGTCAATGGCAGTTTTAGTCATTCTGGTGTCAACTCATTTACTTTATTTTTTGAAAATAATCAATGGAAAATTGTACATTTGATTGATACGAGAAGAAAGAAATAG
- a CDS encoding outer membrane beta-barrel protein, whose protein sequence is MKSKLFYLIFFTPVLLFGQDSISKVAINFSGYIDSYYSYDFDQPETNYKQPFQYNYNRQNSFNLNIALLRANISYENVYAKLSVHAGTYVEDNYATESIKYINEACVGVFLDKNKKTSLEAGILPSYIGFESATTHSNLTLTRSILAENSPYYMTGVKLNHQLNNQWSIAGLITNGWQHIEKVAASIPPAFGTQIVYKPNENNLLNWSTFIGKEYYGTDLGFRYFSNFYWDSKWHPKWHAVIGFDYGLQDVAPNGTKLVNWFSPVLINQYSIHSKWQITHRIEYYQDTQNVLLTSYNLPFKTIGNSINFDFLVNSKFKLRTEGKWYHATQNIFDENTQKDNFSVTSTLSFEF, encoded by the coding sequence GTGAAATCAAAACTCTTTTACCTAATTTTTTTTACACCTGTACTGCTTTTTGGACAAGACAGTATCTCTAAAGTTGCAATTAATTTTTCTGGATACATTGATTCCTATTATTCATATGATTTTGACCAACCAGAGACGAATTACAAACAACCTTTTCAATACAATTACAACAGACAAAACAGTTTTAATTTAAATATTGCTTTGTTAAGAGCCAATATTAGCTATGAGAATGTGTATGCAAAATTATCCGTTCATGCGGGTACTTATGTAGAAGATAATTATGCTACAGAATCCATAAAATATATAAACGAAGCTTGTGTTGGAGTGTTTTTAGATAAAAATAAAAAAACGTCACTTGAAGCGGGTATCTTACCCAGTTATATTGGATTTGAATCCGCTACAACCCACAGTAATCTGACTTTAACACGTTCTATTTTGGCGGAAAACTCTCCCTATTACATGACTGGTGTTAAATTAAATCATCAACTCAACAATCAATGGAGTATTGCAGGTTTAATAACTAACGGCTGGCAGCATATTGAAAAAGTAGCTGCTTCTATTCCACCAGCATTTGGAACGCAAATTGTATACAAACCTAATGAAAACAATCTTTTAAATTGGAGTACCTTCATAGGAAAAGAGTATTATGGAACCGATTTAGGCTTTCGCTATTTCAGTAATTTCTATTGGGACAGCAAATGGCATCCTAAGTGGCATGCTGTTATCGGATTTGATTATGGATTACAAGATGTAGCTCCCAATGGTACAAAATTAGTCAATTGGTTTAGTCCTGTACTAATTAACCAATACTCAATTCATTCTAAATGGCAAATAACACATCGGATTGAATATTATCAAGACACTCAAAATGTACTACTTACAAGCTATAACTTACCCTTTAAGACTATTGGTAATTCAATAAATTTTGATTTTCTAGTAAATTCAAAATTTAAATTGAGAACGGAAGGTAAATGGTACCACGCTACCCAAAATATTTTTGATGAAAATACACAAAAAGATAATTTTTCTGTAACTTCGACTTTGAGTTTTGAATTCTAA